One part of the Vitis riparia cultivar Riparia Gloire de Montpellier isolate 1030 chromosome 15, EGFV_Vit.rip_1.0, whole genome shotgun sequence genome encodes these proteins:
- the LOC117932381 gene encoding cyclin-U2-1-like, with translation MESSSSSSSSALTISPRKLRTDLYSYSYQEDSNTPLVISVLASLIERTMARNERIAKNSPRGLSRYLRTGVFDCHETPDMTIQSYLERIFRYTRAGPSVYVVAYVYIDRFCQINPGFRISASNVHGLLITTIMVASKYVEDMNYRNSYYARVGGLTTNEMNELEVEFLFLMGFKLHVNVSVFESYCSHLEREVSIGGGYHIEKTLRCAEEIKSRQIVERRYNRIARVTL, from the exons ATggaatcatcatcatcatcatcatcatctgcCCTCACAATCTCTCCTAGAAAGCTGAGGACCGATCTCTACTCCTACTCATACCAAGAAGATTCAAACACCCCACTAGTCATCTCAGTCCTGGCTTCCCTGATCGAGAGAACAATGGCCAGAAACGAAAGAATCGCAAAGAACAGCCCGAGGGGTCTGTCCAGATACCTGAGAACCGGGGTGTTTGATTGCCATGAGACTCCAGACATGACCATCCAATCATATCTAGAGAGAATCTTCAGGTATACCAGAGCTGGACCATCTGTATACGTGGTCGCCTACGTCTACATCGATCGCTTTTGCCAGATCAATCCCGGGTTCCGCATCAGCGCCAGCAATGTACACGGACTTCTCATCACCACAATCATGGTCGCCTCCAAGTACGTCGAAGACAT GAATTACAGAAATTCGTACTACGCAAGAGTGGGAGGATTAACCACCAACGAAATGAACGAATTAGAGGTGGAGTTCCTATTCCTAATGGGCTTCAAACTGCATGTGAATGTGAGTGTCTTCGAGAGCTACTGCAGCCATTTAGAGAGGGAAGTGAGCATTGGAGGAGGATACCACATAGAGAAGACTCTCAGATGCGCCGAAGAAATCAAATCACGACAGATTGTAGAAAGGAGATACAATCGGATTGCCAGGGTCactttgtaa